Proteins encoded within one genomic window of Bacillus sp. 1NLA3E:
- the gap gene encoding type I glyceraldehyde-3-phosphate dehydrogenase, whose amino-acid sequence MAVKMGINGFGRIGRNVFRAALKNPNVEIVAVNDLTDANMLAHLLQYDTVHGKLAETVTVDGEYLVVGSHRVKVLAERDPAQLGWGGLGVEVVVESTGRFTDRNNAAKHLEAGAKKVIISAPASNEDITIVMGVNEDKYDAANHHIVSNASCTTNCLAPFAKVLNDNFGIKRGMMTTIHSYTNDQQILDLPHKDYRRARAAAENMIPTSTGAAKAVALVLPELKGKLNGMAMRVPTPNVSIVDLVAELEKSVTAEEINGALKAAAEGELKGILEYTELPLVSTDFNGSAASSTIDALSTMVMEGNMVKVLSWYDNETGYSNRVVDLADFMGKKGF is encoded by the coding sequence ATGGCAGTAAAAATGGGTATTAATGGATTTGGACGTATTGGACGGAATGTATTCCGGGCTGCTTTAAAAAACCCGAATGTTGAAATCGTAGCAGTGAATGACTTAACTGATGCAAATATGTTAGCACATCTTTTACAATATGATACAGTTCACGGCAAACTAGCAGAAACAGTAACTGTTGATGGCGAGTATCTTGTAGTGGGTAGCCACCGTGTGAAAGTTCTTGCTGAGCGCGATCCTGCACAACTTGGCTGGGGCGGTCTTGGTGTTGAAGTAGTTGTTGAATCAACTGGTCGTTTCACTGACCGTAATAATGCTGCAAAACATCTTGAAGCTGGAGCGAAAAAAGTTATCATCTCTGCACCAGCAAGCAACGAAGATATTACAATCGTTATGGGTGTTAACGAAGATAAATACGATGCAGCTAACCACCACATCGTATCTAACGCATCTTGTACAACAAACTGTTTAGCTCCATTTGCTAAAGTTTTAAATGACAACTTTGGTATCAAACGCGGTATGATGACAACTATTCATTCATATACTAACGACCAACAAATCTTAGATTTACCACACAAAGATTATCGTCGTGCTCGTGCAGCTGCAGAAAACATGATCCCAACTTCAACTGGTGCTGCAAAAGCGGTTGCTCTAGTTCTTCCTGAATTAAAAGGAAAATTGAACGGAATGGCTATGCGTGTACCGACTCCAAACGTTTCTATCGTTGACTTAGTTGCTGAGCTTGAAAAAAGTGTAACAGCAGAAGAAATCAATGGTGCGCTTAAAGCAGCAGCTGAAGGCGAATTAAAAGGTATTTTAGAATACACTGAGCTTCCACTTGTATCTACTGACTTTAATGGTAGCGCAGCTTCTTCTACAATCGATGCACTTTCAACAATGGTTATGGAAGGCAACATGGTTAAGGTTCTTTCTTGGTACGATAACGAAACTGGTTATTCTAACCGTGTCGTAGACCTTGCTGATTTTATGGGCAAAAAAGGTTTCTAA
- a CDS encoding sugar-binding transcriptional regulator has protein sequence MYSIIDLQKRLLPDLLEVMQKRYSILQYINIMQPVGRRSLAGSLSLTERVLRSEVEFLKDQDLIDISSVGMSLTSEGTKILINLESVMREVTGIDEIERQLKRQLNIKRVLVVSGDSDESPWVKSELGRATANCMNELLHGENIIAVTGGTTMAWVAEMLTPDLREKKLLFVPARGGIGEVVKNQANTICARMAEKAGAKHRVFYVPDQVSQEIYDSFIKEPYITEVLNLVQSASMVLHGIGDAIIMAERRNTPPEEIEKIKSGNAVGESFGYYFNETGEVVHKVLTIGLQLEDLTNINHVIAVAGGASKAKAIRAYMKQAPSSTILITDEGAAKQLLKG, from the coding sequence ATGTACTCAATAATCGATTTACAAAAAAGATTATTACCTGACCTCTTAGAAGTTATGCAAAAGCGCTATTCAATTCTTCAATACATAAATATCATGCAACCAGTTGGAAGAAGAAGTTTAGCTGGAAGTCTTAGCTTAACTGAAAGAGTTCTTCGCAGCGAAGTGGAATTTCTTAAAGACCAAGATTTAATTGACATCTCAAGTGTTGGAATGAGTTTGACCTCAGAGGGAACAAAAATTCTTATAAACCTTGAAAGTGTCATGCGGGAAGTTACGGGCATCGATGAAATCGAGCGGCAATTAAAACGTCAGCTCAATATCAAACGAGTACTCGTTGTTTCGGGTGATAGCGACGAATCGCCTTGGGTTAAAAGTGAGTTAGGTCGAGCTACTGCGAATTGTATGAACGAGCTTTTACATGGGGAAAATATCATTGCTGTGACAGGTGGAACAACAATGGCATGGGTTGCGGAAATGCTAACCCCTGACCTTCGTGAAAAAAAGTTACTGTTTGTACCAGCACGTGGCGGAATCGGAGAGGTTGTCAAAAACCAAGCGAATACAATCTGCGCACGTATGGCGGAGAAGGCAGGAGCAAAACACCGAGTCTTTTACGTACCCGATCAAGTGAGTCAAGAAATATACGATTCATTTATTAAGGAACCATATATTACTGAGGTCTTAAATTTAGTTCAATCTGCAAGCATGGTTTTACACGGTATTGGAGACGCTATTATAATGGCAGAACGCCGCAATACACCACCAGAAGAGATTGAAAAAATCAAAAGTGGGAACGCAGTCGGTGAATCCTTTGGATATTATTTCAATGAAACCGGTGAAGTTGTTCATAAAGTCCTAACTATTGGCCTCCAGCTTGAGGATTTAACTAACATTAACCACGTTATTGCCGTGGCTGGTGGAGCATCAAAAGCAAAGGCGATTCGAGCATATATGAAACAAGCCCCTTCCTCAACGATCCTAATTACCGATGAGGGTGCAGCAAAACAGCTGTTAAAAGGATAA
- a CDS encoding glutaredoxin family protein, which translates to MQVKFYTRNKCHLCEKAKVILSELKSEFDFDLEEIDIDSDDKLTEFYGIMIPVVVIDGEEVQYGQIEKDFLVKRLQKKISFF; encoded by the coding sequence GTGCAGGTAAAGTTCTATACCAGAAATAAATGCCATTTATGCGAAAAGGCAAAAGTGATTTTATCCGAATTGAAATCTGAGTTTGACTTCGACCTTGAGGAAATCGATATTGACTCAGATGACAAGCTTACAGAGTTTTATGGAATCATGATTCCGGTCGTTGTAATTGATGGAGAAGAAGTTCAATATGGACAAATTGAGAAAGATTTTTTAGTTAAGCGTTTGCAAAAAAAAATATCTTTTTTTTAG
- the rpoN gene encoding RNA polymerase factor sigma-54 produces MDLKAGLWQQQTLKLAMTQELSQAIALLQFSSIELVDFLESKALENPLLQFESSKIDVYRQKKRGMGLKTSDKAWIEQISDQRFTLTDHIYPQIQDMTMSPHLRKVVTHFIDHLDDNGYFTGDLKELSDHFHLSLAEAESCLSILQQVEPAGIGARHLQECLLLQIRRQSPINHRAETIVSDYFKMFAEKKWKGLSKILSIELKEIQQVSDYILTLNPKPGAAFHYERAPYVIPDVMVVHDGEQFVVRLFDNILPKIQFNKEYFKNLTSYQDQKVTEFLHDKQQDYHWIIRSIEQRQRTIVNVTSKIVDKQQEFFKKGPDFLKPMTMKEIAEDLEIHESTVSRTVREKYVQTPFGTVELKTFFTNAIESVSNESISSNTVKTAMEKLFKAENKQKPFSDLEMVQLLKEQEGIDVSRRTIAKYREQLGIPSSSKRKRFD; encoded by the coding sequence ATGGATTTAAAAGCAGGATTATGGCAGCAACAAACTTTAAAGCTAGCAATGACGCAAGAACTTTCACAGGCCATCGCACTTTTACAATTTTCAAGCATTGAGCTTGTCGATTTCCTTGAAAGCAAGGCACTGGAAAATCCTTTATTGCAGTTTGAAAGTAGCAAAATTGATGTCTACCGCCAGAAAAAACGAGGGATGGGTCTAAAAACCTCTGATAAAGCCTGGATTGAACAAATCAGTGATCAGCGGTTTACCTTGACAGATCACATATATCCTCAAATTCAGGATATGACTATGTCTCCACATCTTCGCAAGGTTGTAACACATTTTATTGATCACTTGGATGACAATGGTTATTTTACAGGAGATTTAAAAGAGCTTTCCGACCATTTTCATCTTTCATTAGCTGAGGCAGAAAGCTGCTTATCAATTTTACAACAAGTCGAGCCAGCTGGAATTGGGGCACGTCACTTACAGGAATGCTTACTTTTGCAAATTCGTCGGCAGTCCCCCATAAATCATCGAGCTGAGACCATTGTTTCTGACTACTTTAAAATGTTTGCAGAAAAAAAGTGGAAAGGGCTATCGAAAATCCTCTCCATTGAATTAAAGGAAATCCAACAAGTATCTGATTATATTTTAACTTTAAATCCAAAGCCTGGGGCAGCTTTCCATTATGAAAGAGCGCCATACGTCATTCCAGATGTAATGGTCGTTCATGATGGCGAACAGTTTGTCGTCCGATTATTTGATAACATCCTTCCGAAAATCCAATTCAATAAGGAATACTTTAAAAATTTAACTTCGTATCAAGATCAGAAGGTTACTGAGTTCCTTCATGATAAGCAACAGGATTATCATTGGATTATCCGGAGCATTGAACAACGTCAAAGAACAATAGTCAATGTGACTAGCAAAATAGTAGATAAACAACAGGAATTTTTTAAAAAAGGCCCTGATTTTCTAAAACCAATGACAATGAAAGAGATAGCTGAAGACCTAGAAATACATGAATCAACAGTTAGTAGAACCGTGCGCGAAAAATATGTGCAAACTCCATTTGGGACAGTTGAACTCAAAACATTTTTTACGAATGCAATCGAGTCAGTGTCAAATGAATCGATATCATCAAACACAGTAAAAACAGCGATGGAAAAATTATTTAAAGCTGAAAACAAACAGAAGCCTTTTTCAGATTTAGAAATGGTTCAACTTTTAAAGGAGCAAGAAGGGATTGACGTTTCGCGAAGAACAATCGCAAAATATCGAGAACAGTTAGGAATCCCCTCATCTTCCAAAAGAAAAAGATTCGACTAG
- the clpP gene encoding ATP-dependent Clp endopeptidase proteolytic subunit ClpP, with the protein MKEVYLVIFRLKEEQKMNLIPTVIEQTNRGERAYDIYSRLLKDRIIMLGSAIDDNVSNSIVAQLLFLEAENPEKDISIYINSPGGSITAGMAIYDTMQFIKPDVQTICIGMAASMGAFLLAAGTIGKRYCLPNSEVMIHQPLGGAQGQATEIEIAAKRILFLRDKLNGILAERTGQPLEVIGRDTERDNFMTAERAKEYGLVDHIISRSKISEKKDK; encoded by the coding sequence ATGAAAGAGGTCTACCTAGTAATTTTCAGATTAAAGGAGGAACAGAAAATGAATTTGATTCCTACAGTAATTGAACAGACTAACCGTGGCGAGCGGGCATATGATATTTACTCTCGTCTATTAAAAGATCGCATTATCATGCTTGGAAGCGCAATTGATGACAATGTTTCCAACTCGATTGTTGCGCAATTGTTGTTTTTAGAAGCAGAAAATCCTGAAAAAGATATATCCATTTACATCAATAGTCCTGGTGGAAGCATTACAGCTGGAATGGCTATTTACGACACAATGCAATTCATCAAACCTGATGTACAAACAATTTGTATCGGTATGGCAGCTTCAATGGGAGCATTCCTACTTGCAGCTGGTACTATTGGAAAGCGTTACTGCTTACCAAACAGTGAAGTCATGATTCACCAACCACTTGGCGGAGCACAAGGGCAAGCAACGGAAATTGAAATCGCTGCAAAGCGCATTCTATTCCTTCGTGATAAACTAAATGGTATCTTAGCAGAGCGTACTGGTCAACCACTTGAAGTGATTGGACGAGATACTGAGCGTGATAACTTTATGACTGCTGAAAGAGCAAAAGAGTACGGTCTTGTCGACCACATCATTTCTCGCAGCAAAATTAGCGAAAAAAAGGATAAATAA
- a CDS encoding HPr family phosphocarrier protein: MLEKQVKVRLKTGLQARPAALFVQEANRFSADIFLEKDGKKVNAKSIMGLMSLAISSGSEVALIANGSDETEAIEALISYISHDA; encoded by the coding sequence ATGTTAGAAAAACAGGTAAAGGTTAGGCTAAAAACAGGTTTACAAGCACGCCCTGCAGCGCTTTTTGTTCAAGAAGCTAATCGATTTTCAGCCGATATTTTTTTAGAAAAAGACGGAAAAAAGGTTAATGCAAAAAGTATTATGGGATTAATGAGCTTAGCAATTAGTTCCGGATCTGAGGTGGCATTAATCGCCAACGGCAGTGATGAAACGGAAGCAATTGAAGCACTTATTTCATATATTTCTCATGATGCATAA
- the whiA gene encoding DNA-binding protein WhiA: MSFASETKKELTNIEVKGCCSKSELSALIRMNGSLSFSNRKLIVDIQTENAAIARRIYTLIKKNYQVQVELLVRKKMRLKKNNVYIVRLSDQAKSILEDLKILGEGFTFVRVISSELIKKKCCKRSYLRGAFLAGGSVNNPETSSYHLEIFSLYNEHNDSLCELMNTFSLNSKTLERKKGFINYLKEAEKITEFLNIVGAHNALLRFEDIRIVRDMRNSVNRLVNCETANLNKTIGAALRQVENIRYIDRTVGLQILPGKLREIAELRVNYQDVTLKELGEMVSGGNISKSGINHRLRKIDEIADKLRAGEPNTK; encoded by the coding sequence GTGTCTTTCGCTTCAGAGACAAAGAAAGAATTAACGAATATAGAAGTAAAAGGATGCTGCAGTAAATCGGAACTCTCCGCATTAATTCGTATGAATGGCTCCTTATCCTTTTCTAATCGAAAGTTGATTGTTGATATTCAAACTGAGAATGCCGCCATCGCAAGAAGGATTTATACACTCATTAAAAAGAATTATCAAGTCCAGGTTGAATTGCTGGTCAGGAAAAAAATGCGATTGAAGAAGAATAATGTATACATTGTTCGCCTATCTGATCAAGCAAAGTCAATTTTAGAGGACTTAAAAATATTGGGGGAAGGTTTTACCTTTGTCCGCGTTATTTCAAGTGAATTAATCAAAAAGAAATGTTGTAAGCGTTCTTATTTACGAGGTGCATTTCTTGCTGGAGGCTCCGTTAATAATCCGGAAACCTCTTCCTACCATCTTGAAATTTTCTCATTATACAATGAGCATAATGATTCTTTGTGTGAATTGATGAACACCTTTTCGCTTAATAGCAAAACACTAGAGCGTAAAAAAGGTTTTATTAACTATTTAAAAGAGGCAGAAAAAATAACGGAGTTTTTAAATATTGTTGGTGCACATAATGCTTTATTACGATTTGAGGATATTCGTATTGTTCGAGATATGAGGAATTCTGTAAATCGACTGGTAAATTGTGAAACAGCAAATTTAAATAAAACGATTGGTGCAGCGTTGAGGCAGGTCGAAAATATTCGCTATATTGACAGGACAGTCGGTTTGCAAATTTTGCCCGGAAAATTAAGGGAGATTGCTGAATTGCGTGTCAATTATCAAGATGTAACCCTCAAAGAACTAGGGGAAATGGTTTCAGGTGGAAACATAAGTAAATCAGGAATCAATCATCGTTTAAGAAAAATAGATGAAATTGCCGATAAATTACGTGCCGGTGAACCAAACACAAAATAG